The sequence TTCCCCCCACCGAAGGAGAAGGACCCATGAACGACCCGACGAACACGACCGCGGACGGCCCCGTCACCTTCGACGAGCTGTCCGACCTGATGAAGAACCGGGCCGGGCTGTCGGTGGACCCGTCGGCGATGGCGTCCAGCCCGGCGACGACGTTCGAGGAGTTCAACCTCGACTCGCTGGGCCTGCTGGGCATCGTGGCCGAGCTGGAGAAGCGCTACAGCCGCAAGATCGGCGACGACGCGGAGACCTGCAAGACCCCGCACGAGTTCCTGGCGAGCGTCAACTCCCAGCTCAACGCCGCCGCGGCCTGACCCGTACCCCACGAGAAGGAGTTCAGCTCATGGCAGCATCGACCGCAGGGCACACCGAGAACGAGATCATCATCGCCGCCCCGGTGGACCTCACCTGGGACCTCACCAACGACCTGGAGAGCTGGCCGCAGCTGTTCAGCGAGTACGCGGCCGTCGAGATCATGGCGCGCGAGGGCGACAAGGTCACCTTCCGGCTCACCATGCACCCCGACGAGAACGGCACCGTGTGGAGCTGGGTCTCCGAGCGGGTGACCGACCGCCGCAACCTGACCGTGCGCGCCCGGCGGGTGGAGACCGGCCCGTTCGCGCACATGGACATCCACTGGGAGTACGCCGAGGTGCCCGGCGGCACCTCCATGCGGTGGGTGCAGGACTTCGCGATGAAGCCGACCGCGCCCGTGGACGACGCGGCCATGACCGACCGGATCAACCGCAACTCCGTGGTCCAGATGGAGCGCATCCGCGAGCGCGTCGAGAAGCAGGCCGCCGAGCGCGGGCTGTCCGCGATGCCGCCCCGCACCGCCGAGGGGGCGTGAGCGCGCATGCACCGCAGCCTGATCGTGGCCCGGATGAAGCCGGACACCGCGGCCGCCATCGCCGAAGAGTTCGCCGCGTCGGACCGCGGTGAACTGCCCGGGCTGATCGGTGTCACCGGGCGCAGCCTCTTCCGGTTCCACGACGACCTCTACCTGCACCTGATCGAGGCCGACCGGCCGCCGGGACCCGAGGTCGCCAAGCACACCGGGCACCCCGAGTTCCGCCGCATCAGCGAGGCCCTCGCGCCCTACGTGTCGGCGTACGACCCGGTCAACTGGCGTGAGCCGAAGGACGCGATGGCCCAGGAGTTCTACCGCTGGGAACGCGACTAGCCGTTCCGCCCGGTCTCCCCGCGCCCCTGAGATCAGGGGCGCGGGGAGCTGTGCTCCCCCGGAGTTCCTCCTGGGAGGTACCCCCGACCGTCCACCGGTGGGTGGTCCTGGAACCGACAGAACCACCCACCCCGGAGGGTCAGCTCACCCGAGATTCAAACGCGAACAGGTGGGGGTTGACCGGTCGCACCGCACTCACGGGGAGCCCGGCCTCGGCCATCAGCGCGGTCATGCTCGCCCGGGAGTGCTTCGCGCCGCCGACGTTGAGCAGGAGCAGCAGGTCCATCGCGGTGGTGAACCGCATGGAGGGGCTGTCGTCGACGAGGTTCTCGATCACCAGGACCCGGGCGCCGGGCTCCGCGGCGGCCACGACGTTGCGCAGGGTGGCACGGGTGCTGGCGTCGTCCCATTCGAGGATGTTCTTCAGCACGTAGAGATCGGCCCGGACCGGGATCTCGGTGCGGCAGTCGCCGGGCACGAGCCGGACCCGGCCGGCGAGCGCCCCGCCGTCCCGCAGCCGCGGGTCCGCGTGGGCGACGACGTCGGGCAGGTCCAACAGGGTTCCGTGCAGGCCGGGTTCCTTCTCCAGCAGCCCGGCGAGCGCGAGGCCCTGGCCGCCGCCGATGTCGACGACGCTGCGGACGCCGGTCAGGTCGACGTACGCGGCGAGGTCGCGGGCCGCCTGCCGGCTGGAGGAGGTCATCGCGCGGTCGAAGACGCGGGCGGAGTCGGCCGCGTCGGTGTGCAGGTACTCGAAGAAGCTCTTGCCGTAGAGGTCGGCGAAGACGTCGCGGCCGGACCTGACCGCCTCGTCCAGGCGCGGCCAGGCGTCCCAGGTCCACGGCTCGGTGCACCACAGCGCGATGTGGTGCAGGCTGCCGGGCGCGTCCTCGCGCAGCAGCCGTGACATGTCGGTGTGCGTGAAGCGGCCGTCCGCCTCCTCGGTGAAGACCCCGTAGCAGGCGAGCGCGCGCAGCAGCCGGCGCAGCGGCTCCGGCCGTACGTCGAGGTCGGCGGCCAACTCCTCCGCGGTGCGCGGGGATTCACCGAGGGCGTCGGGAAGTCCCAGCCGGGCGGCGGCGCGTACGGACGCGGCGCAGGCGGCGCCGAAGACGATCTCGCGCAGCCGCATCGAGGCGGCTCCCGCGTCGGCTCCTGGGTTTCCGGCCGAGCCTTCGGCCGCGGCGGGGTCGGACGGGGGCGGCTGGGCCCCCCGTTGGGCCTCGGTGTCCGGGGTGGTCGTCATGGTGCCGCCCTTTCTCGTGGCGTCATGGCGGTTTCGGGCACCGCAGGTCAGCAGTGGCCCGCGGGCAGGGAGACCTGGCATTCGTTCGCGGTGAAGGTGTTGCCGGTGCCGTGGTCACGGTCGGCGAGGTCGGCCGGGCCGTTGTGCAGCAGCGTGTTGTTCCGCACGGTGTTGCCGGAGTCGGGCTTGCCGGTGAAGCTCGGGAAGAGCACGACGCCGCCCGACAG comes from Streptomyces sp. NBC_00448 and encodes:
- a CDS encoding acyl carrier protein, whose product is MNDPTNTTADGPVTFDELSDLMKNRAGLSVDPSAMASSPATTFEEFNLDSLGLLGIVAELEKRYSRKIGDDAETCKTPHEFLASVNSQLNAAAA
- a CDS encoding SRPBCC family protein is translated as MAASTAGHTENEIIIAAPVDLTWDLTNDLESWPQLFSEYAAVEIMAREGDKVTFRLTMHPDENGTVWSWVSERVTDRRNLTVRARRVETGPFAHMDIHWEYAEVPGGTSMRWVQDFAMKPTAPVDDAAMTDRINRNSVVQMERIRERVEKQAAERGLSAMPPRTAEGA
- a CDS encoding TcmI family type II polyketide cyclase, whose product is MHRSLIVARMKPDTAAAIAEEFAASDRGELPGLIGVTGRSLFRFHDDLYLHLIEADRPPGPEVAKHTGHPEFRRISEALAPYVSAYDPVNWREPKDAMAQEFYRWERD
- a CDS encoding methyltransferase → MTTTPDTEAQRGAQPPPSDPAAAEGSAGNPGADAGAASMRLREIVFGAACAASVRAAARLGLPDALGESPRTAEELAADLDVRPEPLRRLLRALACYGVFTEEADGRFTHTDMSRLLREDAPGSLHHIALWCTEPWTWDAWPRLDEAVRSGRDVFADLYGKSFFEYLHTDAADSARVFDRAMTSSSRQAARDLAAYVDLTGVRSVVDIGGGQGLALAGLLEKEPGLHGTLLDLPDVVAHADPRLRDGGALAGRVRLVPGDCRTEIPVRADLYVLKNILEWDDASTRATLRNVVAAAEPGARVLVIENLVDDSPSMRFTTAMDLLLLLNVGGAKHSRASMTALMAEAGLPVSAVRPVNPHLFAFESRVS